A segment of the Candidatus Sumerlaea chitinivorans genome:
GAGTAAAAAACTACTCGAGCGCGCTGTCTCCGCTATGGTGGCAGCCATTGATGTCTACAACAAGCCCGATTTTCAGTATCGGGCCGAGTCATTTACTATTCTTGCCTTGAACGCGTGGGAGCTCCTATTGAAAGCCAAATGGCTTGAGCTTCACCATAATCGCCTTAGTAGCCTTTTTGTCAGGCAGGGGAAAGGAGGCAAACATCCACGCTACAAGCGAACGCGCTCTGGAAGCCCCTTCACCCACAGTCTTGACTATCTGGTTAAGAAGCTTACTGAACAAAAGCGAATCGACGAGGCATGTCGCAGGAATCTGGAAGCGTTAACCGAACTCCGCGACACCGCCGTCCACTTTTACCACCCTAGTCCCAAACTCGTGGAGTCGGTCCAAGAAATTGGCATGGCAGCCGTTAGAAATTTCGCAACGGCAGTACACGATTGGTTTAATGAAGATCTTTCTCGCTTCAACTTCTATGTCATGCCACTAACTTTTGTGCAACCGCCCCAACTCGTTAAGGCTATCGAACTCAACAAATCAGAAGAAAACTTGTTGAAGTATTTCCAGCAACTTGTGCAAGAGTGCGATAAGCCTCAGAGTATTTCTGCAGGTTCTTCACCCCCCTACTCGGTTGCAGTCAACATCGAGGTTCGATTTGTCGGATCAAAAGCAGTGTCTGGAATTCCTGTTCGCTTCACTACGGATCCAAACGCCTTAACAGTCCAGTTGACGGAGGAGGAGTTCAGGGATCGCTATCCATGGGATAACGAAGAGCTGACAAACCAGTGCCGGAAACGTTATGCCGACTTTAAAGTAAACAAGGAATACCACAAGCTACGCAAGTCCCTTGAGACCAACCCTCGCTTCGCACTTGAGCGGCGACTTGATCCTGAAAAGCCTCGGCCCAAGAAAATGTTTTACTCAACAGCTATCTTGGATGAGCTCGACAGGCATTATCAGAAGCATAAAGCATCCCAACGTACCACAACTTCGTGAACGACCTCAGGCCTCTCCCCTCACCCTGATGTGACTAAAGCTCAGCCGGGCGAGGCGGGGGAGGCCGGCGTAGTCGGGGAGGATGGTTTCCACAGTCAGGCCGCGGACAGCGGCCGCACGGCGCACGAGCTCGCCCTGCGTCGAGCCGATCTCGAAGAGCATGAAGCCTCCGGCCACGAGCCGCTTTGGGCCTTCGTCCATCAGCCACTCGATCCACCGCATTCCGTCGGGGCCACCAAACAGCGCCTGGTGGGGTTCGTAGCGCACGACGTCGGGCGGAAGGGTGGCGGCTTCGCTTTCCGCCACGTAGGGGGGATTGCTCACCAGCGCGTGAAAGGGCCCGGCGATCCCTTCGAAATCCGGCTGCACGCGGACCTCCACACGATCCGCGACGCCATGACGTTCGGCGTTGCGTCGTGCGACTTCCGCCGCTGCAGGGCTTGCCTCCGTCGCCACGACCTCGACCTCGGGCATTTCGGCGGCGAGCGAGACCGCGATCGCGCCACACCCCACCCCAAACTCGAGTACGCGCAAGGGCTGGCCGCGGCCGAAATGTCGCTCGAGCTCGGTCAAGGCATGCTCGACAAGGAGCTCGGTTTCGGGGCGCGGGATGAGGACGGCGGGCGTCACCTCGAACTCGCGCGAGCGAAACTCCCGCTTGCCAAGGATATAAGCAACGGGCTCGCGTGCCGCGCGCCGCCGCACCAGTTCGCGCGCGCGCTCACGCTCGGCCTCCGTCATCGGGCGATCGCGCTCAAGGTACACCTGAAGGCGCGTCAGGCCGAGGGCATGGCCGATGAGCAGCTCGGCGTCCAAGCGCGCAGTCTCCACGCCGTGCCGCGCGAGGTACTCGGCAGCGCGCATCACGACTTCGCCAATGGTGAGGAGTTTTCCCGTCATGGTTGTCCTTGTGGTCCCTGCACCGTTGCGGTGCGCTCCTACACGAGCTGCGAGCCGTAGTGAGGCTCGCCCGGCGCGACCACGGAGATTTCGCGGTCGAAGGCGGCGATTTCATCGGGTCCCGCCAGCACACCGATTTCCAGATGGAAATCAATCTCCTGCTCAGGCTCGATCATTTGCACCACGCCCAGCGCCTTTTGTTTTTCCAGCGAGAGCCCGAAGCTATTCGATGGCTCGATGCCCATCACGTAGGTGCCTTCGCCCATCATCTTCCACTGGATGAGGATGGGCAGGCGTGTGGGGTCGTACTTCACGTAGAGGCCGAGTCCGCCATCGAGCTCGGGGTTGATGACCGCCACCCACGCGCGCCCGTCGGTGCATGGCATCATCTCGTGGTAAAACACCTGCTCGGTGAAGTCCGGGGTCGGGTCCTGACAAAGTCGCCAATGCTCTTTCTCGTCGAACGAATGTTGATCGCGCGGCGTGATCATGCGCGTGGACGCCGAGACGTACGAGTCGCGCGTCAGCACCGGGAAGCCAGCGTTCACGTGATAGATGATCTGGTACGGCACCGGCTTGTGCCCCTCGTTGACGAGGGTGTCGTGGATGCGCAGGAAATTATCGCCCGAGCGCGCCTGAATGCGGCGTTTGAGCACGAGGTTATACATGTTCTGCCGCACCTCGCGCATTTCGCCTCGTGCGAGCAGGAAAAGGTCGTCGCCGGCCCACACCGTATCGTACGACACGTTCGTCGCAGGCAGGTATGAGATGCGCCCATGGGCTCCTTGAGCCTCGTTGTTCACCACGTCTGGCGCGCCCACGTTGAGCAGGCCACACGTCGTGAGCAAGCCGCCAAAGAACCCGCGAATCCAACCCCAGCCCTCCGGCTCGTAAAAGGCCGGCGCCACGATGCCTGTCGGCGACACCCAACAGAGGCTGCGCCCCAAATAATCGGCATACGCGATGTCCATCCCGCGATCAGGCACCACGGTGAAGCTGAAGCCGCTCGCGGTCTGGAAGACCAAGGCGCGCACACCACGCTCGCGACCGTCATTGAGCTCGCACGACAGGATGCGCGCGAGCTGACGGGTGGAGCCGCAGTGCTGGAGGAGCTGCTCCCGACTGTATTCTCGTCCGAAAAACATAGTCCGCCTTCAATGATATGTCACAACGTTTCAGGAAACGACCGCCGGCAAGCAAGCGAAAAGCCGGCGGGCCCCCCGACTGTGCCACGGCATACTTGGCCAGCCACGGTTTGGGTTGTGTGAAGGAACAACGAGCGACGCATCGCACACCGGAGACACACCCGCCCCGTTTATCCACATGCTAACTTGTTAGCATTACCTGCTCAGGCTGCCGGCGGGTCAGCTCGAAGAAGAACTGCCTCAGCGTCTTGCGCTGCGGGATGAATGCGCGCGGCGTTAGCCCACGCTCCACGAGTTCCTCAATCAGGCGTGTGGCAAGGCCCTGCTTCACGCGGATCCAAAGCGCATTCTCGCCTAAGAGCGCGGCAGCCACGGCCTCGCCCTCGGGCGTCGCGAGGATTTCCACTCCCTCACGCGCCTCAAGGTAGCGCTGCGCCGCCGCGCGCTTCTCAGCGTTCTCAAACAGCAGCAAGTAGTCTTCCTTGGAAAAGAAGAGGAGCTTGCGCACCTCATCGCATGCCACCAAAACGCCTCGATTGATGACGGCGATGCGGTTACAGCCCTCTTCCACTTCGTGGAGCAGATGGCTGGAAATGAAGATCGTGATCCGTTCCTGTGCCACCAAGTTGCGCAGGAGTTCCCACACGCGCACGCTGCCCTCGGGATCGAGTCCGCTCGTTGGCTCATCGAGCAGGAGGAGTTTAGGCTTCGCGAGCAAGGCCTGCGCGATACCCAAGCGCTGACGCATGCCGTGCGAATAATCCTCCACGCGATCGCGCGCCCGATCGCGCAACCCTACCAGCTCAAGCACTTCATCCACACGCGTGCGAGGAATGCCGGGCTGAAGGCGGGCGAGGATCTCGAGATTTTTGCGCGCCGACAAGAATTCGTAGAACGCGGGAACTTCGATGAGCATCCCCATCTGCGAGCGCACACGCAGAAAATCCGTGTGTGGTCGGCCGAAGATCTCAATCTCGCCCCCGCTCGGGTGCACGAGACCCGCGATCATATACATCGTCGTGGATTTCCCCGCGCCGTTCGGGCCGAGGAACCCGAAAATATCGCCCTCGTACACGTCAAACGAAATCCCCGCCACGGCGGTCACACGGCCAAACCGCTTGCTCAGATTTCTCACTCGTAAGACGACCGGTGGCGTGGTCATGTCGGCGCTATCTCTCCATTCTCCGCGAAACTATAGTACTCATCCGCACCCACAATCACATGGTCAAGCACTCGTATGCCAAGCGTTTGGCCGACTTCGACCAACCGGCGTGTCAAAGCACGATCCTCGGCGCTGGGTCGCGGATCACCACTCGGATGATTGTGCAGCAGGATCACCGCCGCCGCACTTTCGCGCACCGCGTCACGAAAGACGTCGCGGGGGTGGACGATACTTGAGTTCAACGTCCCACGCGAAACACACCGCTGACCCATCAGCCGGTTTTTCGTGTTCAAAAGCACCACCCAAAACTCCTCCTGGCCCTTGCCCTGAAACAGGGTCCGAAAATGCTCGAACACCGCACGTGGCCGGCTCATCTCCCGCGCGGTAACGCGAGGATCACCGGACGCGGCCCACGCCCGCCGCCCCAACTCGAATGCCGCTTTCAGCGACGCTGCTTTCGCTGGGCCCACCCCACCAACTCTCGCCTCGCGAAGCTTGGCCATGATTTCGCCGGGTGCGGCTGCACCGATTCGCGCAAGGCTCCCGCCGAATGCCTCCAGGATCCCCCGCGCAAGCTCGACCGCGCTCAGCTGCGGGGTCCCACTCCCCAACACAATCGCCATGAGCTCTGCATCGCTGAGGTCCCGCCCTTCAAGCAGACGCTCGCGCGGACGCTCCGTTTCGCTCCATTCGCGAATAGGGCGGCGCAGCTTTGGCTGCCTGTTTGCCGACGCATGGCGCGCATGTTCGCAGAGGTGGGCGACCGGGCAGAGATCGCATTTCGGCCGACCGGCACAGCGTGCAGTCGCCGCATTTCCCCGCACAGCTCCTGCGAAAAAGGCGAAGAGCATGCTGACCTCGGCCGGCGGCACTGCGGCCAAATGGGCCACTCGAGCCACTTGCTCCTGAAACTCTTCGCGTGCCGACTTCGTCTTCGGCTGAGCTCGCACCACCCCAAGGCGAAATAGAAACGTCACCGAACGAGCATGCGCAACAGCGATCGGATAGCCGATCCGCGCAAGAAAATCCACAGCACTAAGCTCAGTAAGCGAGCGACAACTTGCGCGCACCAACCTGACGGCACCCTTTATATTGGGTTCGCGAGCCAGCGCATGGAGCAGGCGCCGCAGCTCCTCATCACTTCCCGCCAGCTCAGCAAAGTTCCGACTGCGCTCCTCTTGCTGAAGGGCAGAGTGGGGCGCCTCGGCTGTGGGCATTGCGACAACCGAGGCGTTCGATTCAGCGACCGAAAGCTCGTCGTGTGCAACGACCTCGCGAGAGTTCCGACGGAGTGCCTGCGCAACGAACGCCCTGACCGCGCGACGTCCCACGGGGGTATCGGCGGGTTGGCCGAGCAGGCATTGCGCCAGCGCGTCGCGCACCGCCTCGGGGGCGACGTCGGGGAATGCGCGGGCCCGCGAGCGCAAGCGGCTAAGTTCCTCGTCCAAATCGGGATTCTGGCTAAGCACGAACGCGCGCACCGCCTCGAGCGCGTCCACAAATTCGAAGTTGCTGAGCATTCTCTCGATTCCGCCCTCCCAGCTTTGCCATGCGCTGCCCCTGTGGCGCAAGGAAAACTCCCACGAATAAGAGACGAGCACAGATTTGCGCTTCAGGAACACTGAATGCGCCCACGTGGGCAGGTGCACATGCGCGACAGGAAGCTTCGCGCAGTTCCGCATTCGTGCAGCGACATTAATTATGGGCACCCCTCGTCCAACCGATGGACCGAACGTGGGGCCTTATCGGCTTGCCAGCTCCAAATCCGCGACCGTTACTTTGCCCGCCTCGACACGCACAGTTCGCACCGTGGGCTGCGCACCGCTCCCACTCACCGATAGAGTGTGGGAGCCCGGTGCCACGCGCGCGAATGCGTAAAAGCCCGTACCGTCGGTCCATGTGCTTTCGCCATCGAGCGTCACCTGCGCACCATCCACCGGCTTTCCGTTGCGTCGCACCACGCCGCGCACAAGGCCCTCGGTGGGACGCGCAAGCCACGGCGCCACCGGCACCCGCGCGGGTTGGGTGAACACCTGCGAACGCAAGGTCTGGAAAAATTCCACATCCGGCGGTGGTGGGCTCCCCTTGCGCGTCTCCGCGTAGCAATACGTCGCGATTCCCGCAATCCCGCGCATCGAGCGCGTGGCGCGGATCTGCGCCAGCACATCAGGGAGCGTGTTGAGCGTTTCTCCGTCCACGCCGTTGACGCCGAAGCGACCCGATTGCGCTGCCACTTGCCCAAGAAAAGCGGCCCACTCGCGATGCGCCCGCGCTTGCGACGCCACACTTTCGCGCTTGTAGTTCATGGGGACCGCAATGTCGAGGATGCCCGCGCGCAACATCTCTGGCCAATCCTGAAAGATTTTGCCGTAGGCATCGGTGCGTTCGAATCCTCCGCTTACAGTACCCCATGTGATAGTTGCCGCCGAGACTTTCACATCCGGCCGCCACTCGCGCACGTGCGCGTAGACCTTTCGCACAAGGTGAAAGATCTGTCGTCGGCGAAATTCACACCACTGCGGGTCGTTGGGTGCCGGCTTGCCGCTTCGGCCGTAAAGACGATTGAATCGCTCGATCGCGATGGGATGATACCCCCAGACGTTGCCTGCCCCTTCGGTCTCGGGATAGCGAATGTAATCAAAGTGGATGCCGTCGACGTCATAGCGCGTCACGAGGTCACGCACCACCTCGAGCGTGTAATCGAGCACGGCGGGAACCCCCGGGTCGAGGTAGTAGCGTCCGGGGTTTTCCCCCTTGTCCTCTTTCTCGCCCCGAATCGTCTGGCTCAGCCACTCGGGATGCCGCTGGAAGACGTGCCGTGGATTCTTCCACGTGTTGTCGAACGGCATCCGGCAGCGATAGGTGACCAGCCACGCATGGACCTCCAGCCGCTGCTCGCCGGGGCGTGGATTGTGAGCCCGCTCAAGGATATAGGCCAGTGGATCGAAATCTGGTGCGATCGCCTCATTCTTGGGCTCCACGCGGGAGTTGTAGAAGGCGTCGCAGGCCTTGCGCACCTGCACGATCAGCGCGTTGTAATTTGCGCGGCGCGCCTGCGCCAACATCGTCTCGATTTCCTGAGGGGTGCGAAGGCCCGGATGGAAGACGTCCACCCAAAGCATCCGGTACTCACTTGAGGGCGCTCCCGAAACATGGCCCACGCCGAAAGGCATTAGCGCGAGTACCACGAAGCCAAGCCTCGCGCCCACGCGCTTCGCTTGCTGAAATAACGCCCAACCCGCCGCAAAAAACCACAGGGGGGCGCCTTGTCGGGTGCGTGCAAAGCGGTTCAAAGGTTTCAACGTTTGATCTCCTTCGTGAATTTCGATTGAGGATGCGCGCGTCTGTTGCCCGCTTGCGCCGAGAGGACGCCTCGCCTGTTTGAGCGCAAACGCCCAATTTCCCGCGGCGGGGGACTCGTCCCGCCTTACTCCTGCGGAGGCTCCTCCTTCGGCGGTTCAGGCGCCTCCGGCTCAAGCCACTTCACGACCCACGACTCCGGCACAGTGTACTGCGTGCCGTCCTTATCTTTCACCTCGAAGACCTTCCCGCCGTCCGGATGATGCCACACATCTACAACGCGCCCACGCGTCAGGCACTTGCCCTTGAAGACGAGCTCGCGCCCGACTTCTTTTTTCATGATGTAGCCAATGCACGCCTCGGCCGTTTCGCGGTCGTATTTCGCGGTGTAGTAGGTCTTCATCGCCTTGAGGCTCGCCTCCTCGTCGAGATTCAGGCAAAAGTACTGTTTGCCCTGAATTGCGCACATGCGCTCAAGAATATCCGTGACTTCCAGCGTGCCCTCGCCCGGCCCCATTTCCTCGGTGAGTTGGCGAATCGCCTCCTGCGCCAGCATTTGTGCTCGCGATTTCTTGATGACGTAGTACTTGTCGTAATATAGCGATTCGGTAATATCTGGTCGTTTCTTTGGCATCGGCCCCACCTTTCTCATTCCTTTGCATGAGGGATTGGCGGCGGGCGAAACGCCTGCCCGCAACCGCCGCAATTAGGAATGCAACCCGCCCGTGGCTTTCAACGAGAATCGTTCTCGCTCGTGCGGGAGAATAAAACGCGGTAGGAATTCGTGTCGATAAGTCCTTCAATTGGAATCATTTGTAGGCATTTGGGCTTTGTGCCCCGCTACGCCCTGCCATCTTCCCCGCACGGTTCCCCTTCAGCGCATCGGGGACGCAAACGCACACCAGTGAGAGATGTCCACCAGCCGGCATGACTCCCCCACGCATTCCTCCACAAATGAACCTACTGCGATGCATAGGAATCTGCCCGGGAGGGAAAACCACACAGTATGGGGTTTGCTGGGCGAGGCGGTTAGTCCTCGAACGACACTCCAGCCGGCTCAGTGACCCGCTCGACGCGCACGACGCGATTTGCTGCGTTGACGTGCA
Coding sequences within it:
- a CDS encoding Protein-N(5)-glutamine methyltransferase PrmC, methylates polypeptide chain release factors RF1 and RF2, producing MTGKLLTIGEVVMRAAEYLARHGVETARLDAELLIGHALGLTRLQVYLERDRPMTEAERERARELVRRRAAREPVAYILGKREFRSREFEVTPAVLIPRPETELLVEHALTELERHFGRGQPLRVLEFGVGCGAIAVSLAAEMPEVEVVATEASPAAAEVARRNAERHGVADRVEVRVQPDFEGIAGPFHALVSNPPYVAESEAATLPPDVVRYEPHQALFGGPDGMRWIEWLMDEGPKRLVAGGFMLFEIGSTQGELVRRAAAVRGLTVETILPDYAGLPRLARLSFSHIRVRGEA
- a CDS encoding ABC transporter, ATP-binding protein produces the protein MTTPPVVLRVRNLSKRFGRVTAVAGISFDVYEGDIFGFLGPNGAGKSTTMYMIAGLVHPSGGEIEIFGRPHTDFLRVRSQMGMLIEVPAFYEFLSARKNLEILARLQPGIPRTRVDEVLELVGLRDRARDRVEDYSHGMRQRLGIAQALLAKPKLLLLDEPTSGLDPEGSVRVWELLRNLVAQERITIFISSHLLHEVEEGCNRIAVINRGVLVACDEVRKLLFFSKEDYLLLFENAEKRAAAQRYLEAREGVEILATPEGEAVAAALLGENALWIRVKQGLATRLIEELVERGLTPRAFIPQRKTLRQFFFELTRRQPEQVMLTS
- a CDS encoding DNA repair protein RadC, which produces MFLKRKSVLVSYSWEFSLRHRGSAWQSWEGGIERMLSNFEFVDALEAVRAFVLSQNPDLDEELSRLRSRARAFPDVAPEAVRDALAQCLLGQPADTPVGRRAVRAFVAQALRRNSREVVAHDELSVAESNASVVAMPTAEAPHSALQQEERSRNFAELAGSDEELRRLLHALAREPNIKGAVRLVRASCRSLTELSAVDFLARIGYPIAVAHARSVTFLFRLGVVRAQPKTKSAREEFQEQVARVAHLAAVPPAEVSMLFAFFAGAVRGNAATARCAGRPKCDLCPVAHLCEHARHASANRQPKLRRPIREWSETERPRERLLEGRDLSDAELMAIVLGSGTPQLSAVELARGILEAFGGSLARIGAAAPGEIMAKLREARVGGVGPAKAASLKAAFELGRRAWAASGDPRVTAREMSRPRAVFEHFRTLFQGKGQEEFWVVLLNTKNRLMGQRCVSRGTLNSSIVHPRDVFRDAVRESAAAVILLHNHPSGDPRPSAEDRALTRRLVEVGQTLGIRVLDHVIVGADEYYSFAENGEIAPT